The proteins below are encoded in one region of Rhododendron vialii isolate Sample 1 chromosome 7a, ASM3025357v1:
- the LOC131334177 gene encoding AT-hook motif nuclear-localized protein 23-like → MAGLDLSSSSHFLHHLQTPNLHLHHQQPDSTDDNSGGDNTPNTGSDGIMARRPRGRPPGSKNKPKPPVIITRESANTLRAHILEVGSGSDVFEAVAAYARRRQRGVCVLSGSGTVTDVTLRQPAGAGGGAIVTLRGRFEILSLSGSFLPPPAPPGATSLSIYLAGGQGQVVGGNVVGALIASGPVIVIAASFTNVAYERLPLDEDEPLQFQGSAGGSGGDGGGGSGGNPFPDQPMGLPFFNLPMNMPPY, encoded by the coding sequence ATGGCTGGATTAGATTTAAGTTCTTCCTCTCActtcctccaccacctccaaaCCCCcaacctccacctccaccaccagcAACCGGACTCCACCGATGACAACTCCGGCGGCGACAACACCCCCAACACCGGCTCCGACGGCATCATGGCCCGCCGCCCGAGAGGCCGCCCACCGGGCTCCAAAAACAAGCCGAAACCGCCGGTCATCATAACCCGGGAGAGCGCGAACACTCTCCGGGCCCACATACTGGAGGTGGGGAGCGGTTCCGATGTGTTTGAGGCGGTGGCGGCCTACGCGAGGAGGCGGCAGCGCGGGGTCTGCGTGCTGAGCGGGAGCGGCACGGTGACAGACGTCACGCTGCGGCAGCCGGCCGGGGCCGGCGGCGGCGCGATCGTCACCCTGCGGGGCCGCTTCGAGATACTCTCGCTCTCGGGATCGTTCCTGCCGCCGCCGGCCCCACCGGGGGCCACTAGCTTGAGCATATATTTAGCCGGAGGACAAGGTCAAGTGGTTGGAGGGAATGTGGTGGGGGCTCTGATTGCTTCGGGTCCTGTCATAGTGATTGCAGCTTCTTTTACAAATGTAGCCTACGAGAGGTTACCATTAGATGAAGATGAGCCACTTCAATTTCAAGGTTCTGCCGGTGGTAGCGGCGGTGACGGTGGCGGCGGCAGCGGCGGCAATCCGTTTCCGGATCAGCCTATGGGGCTACCTTTTTTCAATCTGCCGATGAATATGCCTCCTTATTGA